GCGCGCTCGTCCACCTCGACGCCCTCGCGGTCCATGAGCCCGGGGCTGCCGACCAGCAGCACGCGGCCGTTCGCCATGACGCGCATGCCGAGCCCGAGGATCGCCTCGCACTCCTCGTGCGTGGGGATGACGAGGTGGCGCTCCTCGGTGGAGCGGATGACGGCCTGGGCCAGCGGGTGCTTGGAGTGCACCTCGGAGTTGGCGGCCTCGGTGAGCACCTGCTCCGGCGTCCAGTCCTTGCGGAACGAGAGCACGTTGGTGACCACAGGGCGGCCCTGCGTCAGGGTGCCCGTCTTGTCGAAGACGAAGGCGTCGACGCGGCCGGCGGCCTCCAGGTGGGAGCCGCCCTTCATGAGGATGCCGCGGCGCGCGCCGTTGCCGATCGCGGCGCTGATGGCGGTCGGGGTGGCGAGCCCGACCGCGCAGGGGCAGGCGATGAGCAGCATGGTCATGGCGCGGCGCACGTCGCGGGTGACCACGAGCACGCCGAGCGCCAGCGCGAAGGAGGCGGGCACGAAGCGGCGGCTGAACGCGTCGCCGACGGTCTGCACGGGGGCGCGGTCGGCCTGGGCGTTCTCGACCCGGGCGATGATGCGGCCCACGGCCGTGTCGGAGCCCGTGGCGGTGGCGCGCACCACGAGGCGCCCGCGCAGCACCACGCTGCCGGCGAGCACGGGGTCGCCCACCGCGCGCTGCACCGGGAGGTTCTCACCGGTCAGGGCGGCCTGGTCGACCACGGCCTCGCCCTCGACCACCTCGCCGTCCACAGCGAGGGTCGACTGGTCGTGGGCGACGACGAGGTCGCCGACGCGCAGCTCCTCGAGGGGCACCTTCACCTCGACGGTGCTGCGCAGCACCTCCCCCTTCACCACCTCCGTGACCTCGCGCTGCACCCACGCCTCGGTCTGGGCGCCGGTGAGGAGGTCGGCGATGGCGCGGCGGGTGCGCCGCAGCGTGAGGTCCTGCAGGTACTCGCCGATGTTGAGCAGCCACAGCACGGTGAGGGCCACGACGTTCTCGCGCAGCAGCAGGCTCGCGATGGTGGCGGCGGTGACGAGGACGTCGGTGCCGAGGCCCTTGCCGGAGCCGATGGACCGCAGCGCGCCCCGCAGGAAGGGGTAGCCGGAGAAGATCGTCACGCCGGTGGCGATCGTGCGGGAGGTCGGGCCGAGCAGCGGCGGCCTGCCGAAGGCGTACCGGCGCAGGCCGAGCAGCGCCAGGGCCGCCCCGCCCACGATGATCCGCGCGACCTCGCCGTTGCCGACGTCGGCCGAGCGCGGCGTGCGCGAGGCGACGGTCCCCGCGTCGACCCGGGCGGCCGAGGCGACAGCGGCGCGCAGCGCCTCCAGGGCGGTCCGGTCGCGGTCGCAGTGGACGACGACGGCGCCGGTCACGGGGTGGGCGCGCACGAGGTGCACGCCGTCGAGGTCGTCGAGGGCGTCCTCGGCGGCGACCGCGCGGGCCGGGTGGCCGCGCAGCCAGTCCGCCTGGAGGCGCACGCGCCCACCGGCGTCGGCGACCACCCTGACGGCGGCGACCCCGGCACCGCCGGGACCTCCGGCGACGTCGGGCCCGGCTCCGGTGGAGGAGCTGGTCGCTGCGGTCGACGGGGTGGCGGGTCCGGGGGTCACGCCGGGGCGCTCCTGCTCAGTCGTCGGGGTGGGGCGTCGGGCTCGGCGGTCAGCGGCGAGCGGTGGTGCTCAGTGGTCGTGGTCGTGGCTGTGCTCGGCCGACGGGGTGCGCGGGACGGGCGCGGGCTCGCCGAGCTCGGCGTGGGCCTGGGCGACGACGTCGCCGGTGCTCAGGCGCAGCTTCTCCACGCCCACCTCGGCGGCGCGCGAGGCGCGGATCCCGACCTTGGCCGTGGAGACCGCGGTGCGGCGCAGGGCCGCGCCGCCGCGGCCGTCGGAGAGGGCCTTGACGAGCCCGGCGGACGCGGCCGCCGTGAGCAGGAACCGGCCGAGGGGGGCGACGACAGCGACCACGAGGTCCTCCATGAGCGTGTGCCAGGGGTGCGCGGGGAGAGCGCCGCAACGATAACGGCTCTCACCAAGAGCGCACGGTCGCCGCCATGATCCCACGCAGCGGTGCCCGATGGTCATCCCGTCGACGGCCGCTCGTCACCCGGTGGTGGCCGCCCGGAGGGGGGCGCGGCCCACGCTGCCGGTGTGAGGGTCGCGATCGTCACCGACTCGTTCCTGCCCGCGATGAACGGCGTGGTCCGCTCCGTGCTGCGGGTGCTCGAGCACCTGGAGCGCGAGGGCCACTCCGCCCTCGTCGTGTGCGCCAGCCCGGGCGCCCCGCGCAGCGTGCACGGCGCGATGGTGGTGGACGTCCCCTCGCTGGGGCTGCCCGGCTACGCGGAGGTGCGCCTGCCGCTGCCGTCCGCCACGCGCCTGCGCGCCGTGCTGGCCGCCTTCGCCCCCGACGTCGTCCACCTCGCCTCGCCGTTCGGCCTGGGCGGCACCGCGGCGCGCGCCGCGAACGGCCTGGGCCTGCCCGTGGTGGCGGTGTTCCAGACCGACGTCGCGGGCTTCGCCAGCCGCTACCCCCTCACCGCCAGGATCGGCACCGCCCAGGAGGCGGCGTGGTGGCGCGTGGAGGCCATCCACCGCCGCGCCGAGCTGACGCTGGCCCCCACGGCCTCCGTGGCCGAGCAGCTGCGCTCGCGCGGGATCCCCCGCACCCGCGTGTGGGCGAGGGGGGTGGACGACCTCTTCGACCCCGCCCGCCGCGACCCCGAGCTGCGCGGCCGGCTCGCCCCGCACGGCGAGGTGCTGGTCGGCTACGTGGGGCGGCTCGCGCCGGAGAAGCGCCTGGAGGACCTCGCCGTCCTGACCGGGGTACCCGGCACGCGGCTCGTGGTGGTGGGGGACGGGCCCTCGCGGGCGCGCCTGCAGACCCTGCTGCCCGACGCCGCCTTCCTCGGCCAGCTCTCCGGGGAGCGGCTCGCGTCCGCGGTCGCGAGCCTGGACGTCTTCGTGCACACCGGTGAGCACGAGACCTTCTGCCAGGCCGCCCAGGAGGCGCTCGCCAGCGGCGTGCCCGTGGTGGCCCCCGCCGCGGGAGGCCTGCGCGACCTCGTGGACCCCAGCCGCACGGGCTGGCTGTACGCCCCCGGTGACCTCGCGGGTCTGCGCGCCCACGTGGCCGACCTCGCCGGCGACGCCGCCAAGCGCCGCGCCCTCGGCCAGGCGGCCCGCGAGCGCACCCGCGGGCGCACGTGGGGCGCGCTGTGCGCGCAGCTGCTCGACCACTACCGCGACGCGCTGTCCGTCACGGTCTGAGGAGCGCCTCCGCCCGCGTCAGAGGTCGAGCACGTGGTGGGCGCCCATCACCACGAGCATCTGGCGGGCCGTGCCGTGCAGGCCCTCCAGCCTCAGGCGGTGCGGGCGCACCTGCCGCGACAGGCCGATGAGGAAGCCCAGGCCCGCCGAGTCGACGAAGTCGACGGCGTGCAGGTCCACCACCCGCACCCCGGCGAGCTGCTCGGGCGCCAGCCGGTGGCCGGCCACGGCGTAGACGTCGATGTCTCCGCTGAGCACCAGGCGGCCGGCGTCGTCGGGGTCGAGCGCCATGCCCGCTGGCCGGGGCGTCTCGTCAGCGGGCACCGGGCCATGCTGGCCCACTCGGCGGCGCCTCGCACAGCCACCCCCGCCACGGCGCGTCCCGCGGCCCGGCGCCGGGGGCCTGTGCCACGGTGGTCGGGTGGGCGCGGCTCTGGTGCGGCGGGCCGCCGCCTCCGCGGTGGCCTGCACGCTGACCCTGGGCGCGCTCGCCGCCACCGCGGTGTGCGCGCCCCCCGCGCACGCTGTGCAGACGGTGACACCCTCGGTCCGCTGGTGGGGCGCCGACCGCTACGCCACGGCGACCGCCGTCTCCCGGGAGGCCTTCCCGCAGGGCGCCCGCGACGTGGTGGTGGTCAGCGGCGCCCGCTTCCCCGACGCGCTCGCCGCCGCCCCGCTGGCCGCGCAGCTGGGCGGTCCGGTGATCACCGTGCCGGCCGGTCCGCTGCCCGCCGTGGTGCGCACCGAGCTGGAGCGGCTGTCACCGGCGGTGGTGCACGTGGTGGGCGGGTCCTCCGTGGTCGGCGACGACGTGGTGGCCCAGCTGGCACCGCTGGCCTCCGACCGCGTGGTGCGCCTGCAGGGGGCAGACAGGTACGAGACCGCGGCGTCGGTGGCGACCACCGCCTTCTCGAGCGCCTCCGAGGTCGTGCTCGCCTCCGGGCAGGACTTCCCCGACGCCCTCGCCGCGGGGTCGGCCGGGGCGGCGCTCGGCTCCCCGCTGCTGCTCACCGAGCGCGGTGCGCTGCCGGGTCCCACGAGGGCGGCGCTGGCGGCGCTCGCGCCCAGCCGCGTCACGCTGGTGGGCGGGCCGGCGGTGGTCACGCCGGCCGTGCAGCAGCAGGTGCGCGCGCTGCTGCCGGGTGCCGCGGTGGTCAGGCTCTCCGGAGACGACCGGTACGGCACCGCCGCGGCCGTGGCCCGCGACACCTGGGAGTCGGTGCCCTCACCGCTGCTGGCCAGCGGAGAGGGCTTCCCCGACGCGCTCGCCGGCGCCGCCCTGGGCGCCCCGCTGCTGCTGACCCGGCGCGACTGCCTGCCGGCAGCCACCGCGAAGGCCTACGCCGACCTCGGCGTGCAGGACGTCACCGGACTGGGCGGCGCCGCGGTGCTGTCCGACGCTGCGCTGGCGGGCACCCCCTGCCGGTGACCTCCCGTCGACCCCGTGTCACCCCGCGGATCAGGACGACGACGAGCGCAGCCGCCCGGTGAACCGCTGCAGCCGCGCGAGCCCCTCGGACAGCTCGGAGCGCGACGCCGCGTACGACAGGCGCACGTGCGTGTCGGCGGTGGTGGCGCCGAAGTCCCGACCGGGGGTGAGCGCCACGTGCTCCTCCGCCAGCAGCCGCTCGCAGAGCTCCCAGGCCCCCAGGCCGGTGCCCGAGACGTCCACGTAGGTGTAGAAAGCCCCGTCGGGGACCACCGGCACCTCCAGGCCGGCGCGCGCCAGCCCCTCCAGCACGAGGTGCCGGCGCCCGAGCAGGTCGAGGCGGCGCTGCTCCACCAGCGCCAGCGACTCGGGGGTGAAGGCGGCCAGCGCGGCGTGCTGCGCGGGGGCGGAGGCGCAGATGAAGAAGTTGGCGGCCATCCGCTCCACCGCGTCCACCGCGCGGTCGGGGACCACGCACCAGCCCAGCCGCCACCCGGTCATGCCGGTGTGCTTGGAGAAGCTGCCGATGACCACGGCGTCGTCGTCCAGGGCCAGCGCGCTGCTCGGTGGGGCGCCGTCCACGGGGTCGGCGAGGTCGAGGTAGATCTCGTCCACCACGCACCAGGCGCCGCGCTCGCGCGTCAGCCGGCAGATCCCCTCCAGCTCCTCCCGCCGCACCGTGGTGCCGGTCGGGTTGGAGGGGGTCGCCACGAGCACGGCGCGCGTCGCCGGGGTCCACGCGGCCGCGGCCGCTGCGGTGGACAGCTGGTAGCGGGTGGCGGGGGAGGTGGGGACCTCCACGGCGCGGCCGCCGAGCGCCCTGACGATCTGCCGGTTGCACGGGTAGGACGGGTCGGCCATGAGGACGTCGTCGCCGGGGTCGACCACGAGGGCCGTCACCAGCAGCAGGGCGGCGGAGGCCCCCGAGGTGATGGCCACCCGGCGCGGGTCGAGGTCGACGCCGTGGCGCTCGCGGTAGCGGCGGGCCACGGCCTCGCGCAGCTCCGGCAGCCCCAGTGCGGGCGTGTACGGCAGCGGTCGCCCGTCGGTCACCTCGCGCAGGGCCGCGAGGACGGCGGGTGGCGCGCCCTCGTCGGGCTCGCCCAGGCTCAGGGCGACCACGTGGTGGCCCTGGGCGCGCAGCTGGGCCGCCCGGGCGGCGAAGGCCATGGCGTGGAAGGGCTCGACGGCGAGGGCGCGGCTCGAGGGGCTGGGCGGTGCGAGCGGTGCGGCCACCCGGGCAGGCTGCCACGTCCGCCGCGCACGGAGCAGCGGGCGCGGCCGCTGGTGCTCGGGGATGGCCGGGGCCGGGCTCTGCGACCGGTCTCTCCGGCCGGGATCGGGGGCCGGTGCCGAACAGATCTTCTAGTACGTTCAGTGAATGCTTCTAGGAAGACAATCGCAGAAGCAGACCCTGGTCACTGCGCTCTCCCGCGGCTCTGCCGGGCGAGGCGGCTCCATCCTGCTCACCGGGTCACCCGGCAGCGGGTTCACCGCGCTGCTCGACGAGGTGGTGGCGGCAGCGCACGGCCTGGGGGACCCCCTGGTGCTCACGACCACGGGGGTCGAGGACGAGGCGGGCATGCCCTACGCGCTCCTCCACCAGGTGATCTGCCCCCTCCTGGCCGAGCTCGGCGACGACCTCGACCTGACTCGCCGGGAGTCGCTCGAGGCCGTCGTGGGCGCTCGTGCGCCGCAGGAGGGCGCGGTGCCCGTGGCCCTGGCCGCCCTGGGGGCGCTGGAGCTGCTCGCCCGCCGGCGCCCGGTGCT
This portion of the Quadrisphaera setariae genome encodes:
- a CDS encoding cell wall-binding repeat-containing protein; its protein translation is MGAALVRRAAASAVACTLTLGALAATAVCAPPAHAVQTVTPSVRWWGADRYATATAVSREAFPQGARDVVVVSGARFPDALAAAPLAAQLGGPVITVPAGPLPAVVRTELERLSPAVVHVVGGSSVVGDDVVAQLAPLASDRVVRLQGADRYETAASVATTAFSSASEVVLASGQDFPDALAAGSAGAALGSPLLLTERGALPGPTRAALAALAPSRVTLVGGPAVVTPAVQQQVRALLPGAAVVRLSGDDRYGTAAAVARDTWESVPSPLLASGEGFPDALAGAALGAPLLLTRRDCLPAATAKAYADLGVQDVTGLGGAAVLSDAALAGTPCR
- a CDS encoding STAS domain-containing protein yields the protein MPADETPRPAGMALDPDDAGRLVLSGDIDVYAVAGHRLAPEQLAGVRVVDLHAVDFVDSAGLGFLIGLSRQVRPHRLRLEGLHGTARQMLVVMGAHHVLDL
- a CDS encoding heavy metal translocating P-type ATPase, which produces MVADAGGRVRLQADWLRGHPARAVAAEDALDDLDGVHLVRAHPVTGAVVVHCDRDRTALEALRAAVASAARVDAGTVASRTPRSADVGNGEVARIIVGGAALALLGLRRYAFGRPPLLGPTSRTIATGVTIFSGYPFLRGALRSIGSGKGLGTDVLVTAATIASLLLRENVVALTVLWLLNIGEYLQDLTLRRTRRAIADLLTGAQTEAWVQREVTEVVKGEVLRSTVEVKVPLEELRVGDLVVAHDQSTLAVDGEVVEGEAVVDQAALTGENLPVQRAVGDPVLAGSVVLRGRLVVRATATGSDTAVGRIIARVENAQADRAPVQTVGDAFSRRFVPASFALALGVLVVTRDVRRAMTMLLIACPCAVGLATPTAISAAIGNGARRGILMKGGSHLEAAGRVDAFVFDKTGTLTQGRPVVTNVLSFRKDWTPEQVLTEAANSEVHSKHPLAQAVIRSTEERHLVIPTHEECEAILGLGMRVMANGRVLLVGSPGLMDREGVEVDERARDWVDRLQAQAETPLLLAVDGVLTGLVSLRDQVRPEAREVLDTLRASGVRRIVMLTGDHPATAAAVAAELGITEFRSQVMPDEKQDVVRELQAAGHVVAVVGDGTNDAPALALADLGIAMGLSGTDVAVETADVALVGDDLRRLLHLRDLGDRTLRLIRQNYGASIAVNGVGLALGAAGALSPVLAAVAHNASSVFVAVNSARLVRYRLDAPASAKPADEVRSTSAS
- a CDS encoding aminotransferase class I/II-fold pyridoxal phosphate-dependent enzyme; its protein translation is MAFAARAAQLRAQGHHVVALSLGEPDEGAPPAVLAALREVTDGRPLPYTPALGLPELREAVARRYRERHGVDLDPRRVAITSGASAALLLVTALVVDPGDDVLMADPSYPCNRQIVRALGGRAVEVPTSPATRYQLSTAAAAAAWTPATRAVLVATPSNPTGTTVRREELEGICRLTRERGAWCVVDEIYLDLADPVDGAPPSSALALDDDAVVIGSFSKHTGMTGWRLGWCVVPDRAVDAVERMAANFFICASAPAQHAALAAFTPESLALVEQRRLDLLGRRHLVLEGLARAGLEVPVVPDGAFYTYVDVSGTGLGAWELCERLLAEEHVALTPGRDFGATTADTHVRLSYAASRSELSEGLARLQRFTGRLRSSSS
- a CDS encoding DUF1490 family protein, with translation MVAVVAPLGRFLLTAAASAGLVKALSDGRGGAALRRTAVSTAKVGIRASRAAEVGVEKLRLSTGDVVAQAHAELGEPAPVPRTPSAEHSHDHDH
- a CDS encoding glycosyltransferase family 4 protein produces the protein MRVAIVTDSFLPAMNGVVRSVLRVLEHLEREGHSALVVCASPGAPRSVHGAMVVDVPSLGLPGYAEVRLPLPSATRLRAVLAAFAPDVVHLASPFGLGGTAARAANGLGLPVVAVFQTDVAGFASRYPLTARIGTAQEAAWWRVEAIHRRAELTLAPTASVAEQLRSRGIPRTRVWARGVDDLFDPARRDPELRGRLAPHGEVLVGYVGRLAPEKRLEDLAVLTGVPGTRLVVVGDGPSRARLQTLLPDAAFLGQLSGERLASAVASLDVFVHTGEHETFCQAAQEALASGVPVVAPAAGGLRDLVDPSRTGWLYAPGDLAGLRAHVADLAGDAAKRRALGQAARERTRGRTWGALCAQLLDHYRDALSVTV